GCGATTCAGCTGCACCTCCCGCTTGGCGCCATCTGGTCCCGTTGAAAGTTTGTAGAACAGCTCACGCTGCTCCAGGGTCTTTCTTCTCGCCGATGTTATCATCCTGACGAAATCGATGAGCAAGTGGCAAAGTCTCCGGGCCGAAACGCAGGGCGAGAAGGTGCCGTTTATGCCGTAGCTGAGCAGATCCTCCAAGCGGTACAGGGTGAGAGCATGCCTCTGCGGACCGGTCACCAGGGGCAAGCCAGAAATGGACTTTGGAATGCGCTGAAGGGCCACAGAAGGTGGCGGCGACGATACCAGTCCCTGTCGTGGTTCGATGAGCGTTTGGGAACGCATATACTTCGGGCGACTGGGCGCATTGCTAGGCGGACTGCCCGCCTTGGACTGCCGAGCGGGTCGCGTGGGCGGCGTCGAGGGATGCAGGCGGGCATAGATCGCAGATGCACTCTTGTTCTGACGTTTGGGAGCCAGAATCGCCGGTTTACCATGCCCCGTCGCCGACTGCATCTTAACATCCGGCGTCCAGGCCTCGGCAAATTTGCCCACCACGGGATCAAAGTTATCGCTAATACCATCCGAGGTAAGGAAAACTATATCGCCGCGTTCGATGCAACTCATCGAGAAGGTCAGATTGCTTAGCTCCGGCTTGTTACCATCGGCCGGTCCAAGGGCGCCCAGGGCGTCGCGCATGTCCCGCATGGAACTGATGTCGTGGGATGCCTGCGTCAGTTCGCGTACGCCGTGCTTCTTGGAGTACACATATCCCAGGGAATCGCCCACATTGCACGAGCAGACCACATACTTTCCTGGTGCTCCGTCCAGCGGCAGCACCACCGCAATGGTCAGCGTGGACAGGGCTCCTCCAACTTCCAGGATGCAGCCGTGTCCCTCCCAGAGACTGCGTAGCAGGCTGACGAAGACCTCCTGGGTGGTAGTAGCCCGGCACTCCAGCGCCTGTCCAAATACAGCCCTATCCAGATAGTCCAGACAGCCGTGTACAGCGGAGCGGGCAGCCAGACGGGCGCCATCGCCCCAATTGACGCCGTCTGCCATGGCCATGGCTGCTGAGTCCCCACGCACCACCATGCCGTAGCAGTCGGCAATTGGATTGCCCATGGGCTCCTTAGTCAGCATGTTGGTCTCGTACAGAGACACTGAGATTCCATACGCGAAATCGCACTCCATGCGCCAGTTCTCCACGCCGGCGATCGCAGCAGACGGAGCAGAGCCACCCTGGTTGCTCACCGCCTCGCGGAGCAGACGCTCCCGCTCCGAGTTGCAATCCCCGTCCGCCGAGGCCTCAGTCTTTGCATTCAACAGGTTCCTGTTGTTCTGATCACCGCTGGCTTTGCCAGCATCGCCGCTGCCACTAGAAGCCGCTGCCAGATTGGCTATACTGCTCTTGGAATTCTTGCGGGATCGCATTCCCGAGACAGTAGCCGATCCGGATGGTTGGTCCACACTGCTCTGTCTCCGAGATCCGGTTGGCGGGCGTCCGAATTTGCTGGCCAGTCGGGTGGAGTTCTGAGTGGTCGCCTGAACCGGAGGTGTACTCTTCCTCACACCATAGCAATCATCGTTCTCCTGCTGCGTGTCTATGAAGTCAATGTCGTCCGCAAAGCTAGTGCTCAGGTGGAGTTTGGAGCGCTTAATGCCGGTGAGTCCTTCGTCCGGTCCTGTGCAGGCGGCTGTTATGGAGCAGGTGCCAGCCTCGTAGGAGTCCAGCTTGAGGACGGGCATGTCTGTGGGATTCTGGCCATTGTAGATCTCCGGACCATCCACAAACTGTCGCTGCATGCGCCTGAAGGAGGTAACGAAAAACGGGTTAGAAACTACCCCTTAATTCCAGGTTTCTATTTACTCACCCCTCCAGATACTTTGTTATGAAGCTGCCATCGTCATCCTCGTGCTCACTGGCCCGCCGGCGACCCTCGCGAGGCTCTGCGATGAAGCTCAACTGGCGGAAGTAAGTGGTGACCTTCTGGCGCAACGATGGCATCTTTAGTGAAGAAGCTCCCTCCTCCTTCTCGCCCTTCAATTAGGGATTCTGTTAATTGCCCGAGATGGAGGGGCAGTAATTGGATGCTGTGGAGAGCTGTCCAGTTCGTTCACCTCATCAGTGGCAATTGTTGTGGGAGTTGAGTCACTCCAACCGACTCCAGCCTGGAAAGAGAGTTTAATTTAGAGCTTGATTTAATTATcaataaattatgcaattaaaCGGGGCAGGGCAAACACGAAAAGAATTAAGAGCAAATTGCAGTGACAGCCGCATAACTGACATTGCTCCTAATGACGGGATGTGCTTTTTAGATGCCGCCGGCTATGCATCCTTCCCCTGGCCACACAAAACCCTTCATGCTCATCAGGATCAGGAGTAGGAGCTGGAGAAGGAAGCCAACGCTGAATGGGCTTTCAGTCAACTCATTGCGAATGCAGGAGACACTGAGGCGAACACAGAAATCCCATCCTTCCTTCGGATGACATAGCTTTAAGCAGGGCTCTCCGCATGCGTGCTGAGCCAGTGATGCCAATTTTTTAGTCGTTTTggaatgatttaatattaccCAAATATATTAAGCTTCGTGTTTAAATCGTTCAAAAgttctattttatttgtatgacATGACTAGACATAGGACTAAAttgaaaaactgattttaaacaATGAAATTTGGGTATCCACAAATCTTTGTGATAGAAGCAAACtacaatttaaagttaaattagttttgatttaattctaaagatttttgcatatatttcGATGTCTAGTCAtaacacaaaattaaagttttatcaccaaaaataaaatataaaaacatatataatttaagaagCATACCATTTAAAGTGGAAATAGGAAACCCTATTAGAAAATGTGTacttattatatttgtatatacagATTCTGAATAAAAACTACTTgacatattaatatttttatgatttgaaatcttagttttgaaattaaaggcattacttttttacattttaagacaccgttaaaaaatttttcaaatatttttgaaactttGTAGAGGTAAACTTGTATTGGTCCTGAATTTTTACTGAATGATTGTCATCACTGATGATGTGATGATTAATGAATGGACAATCCAACTGCCTGGGGTGACCTGAAACTCCAGCAGATGTTGGGTTTTCAAATTCTGACAGCTTCAAGTTCTGTTTCAACGGAAAGATGATATCATATGGGGGAAAATAAAAGGGATGGAAAGTATACTGGCATCAGgtagggtataaaaatataatattataagtCTCCGCAATCGCAGGCGACTTTTAATTGCCGTATTAGAGCATTTAACTACCTCAAACAACCTTATAGACAATACAAAACCACAACAGTTTTGTCACGGCGAGATTACAATGGattgcaaaaacaattaatgcTTATCTTCAACAGCAATTTCTGTGGAGATGATTTTCTCTAGACGCTGTACACAAAACGATTTATATAAAtgataaacaacaacaaaagtcgGCTCTTGAAGTAGTTTCGTTGGCGAGGGCAATTATTTAAGAAGTCTCGTTTGTTGTTGCTAAAAACAAATActcaaaacatataaatataaataaaacagacAATCAATCACTTTAGTTTATGACATGAGCACTTCAAGTGACAAATGAGTGGTCCATTGAAAACAATGTCGATTAACGGTAAATAGTGTGGGTGGGAGCGCCTTTCTATGCGATTCTCATATAAGGCACTTAATGGCACGCAAAAATCACATAAACCTTGAACCAATTGGTCTTTTGATCGAGTTTCACTGAACTTGGACTTTACTCACGAATCAATCAGCGGGTAATGTAATTCAATTGAAATCTGATGGCCACAAGATGCGCGATTTCTTGGCAATAGCTGGGCACTGATCTGATTGCCACCACACCCGCATTCCTTGTGGCAGagcattaaaatcaaattaaccCAAATAGCCATTAAGGGCGGGAGGGGAGCAGACTTCCCATTACCATATCCACTTTTCCAAGATACAAATCAAATGAATTGAAAAGTCAGAAACGAGACAAAGTCTTTTGGGGGGCAAAAGGGGTGCACAGAGTGCGGGCCATGTATAGAGTGCAGCTGTGGTCATATATCTCTCTGTGGGTTGTGGGTTGTGCATTGAGGCGCAGCCGGCTGTGTGCACTCGATGCCGGTCCATGCCAATCAATCCGGATGATTGAAAAGCCCACCTCCACACCGCCgcaaaacaattcaatttggcCGCAACAATGTGCAATTTGCGATTAAATGTGCAGCCAAAGAGATTACGACTGCACCACAAGAGCCAACATTCAAGCTCGGCCGCAAGCGTTTTGTAGTTCTCATCTGCCACTGCTCCAATTTCTTACTGCCATCTCTTTGCGCATCCACGTCAATCAGAGTCATCATCAAGATCATCATCACTTGACACACAAAGGGCATCTCACTGTGACTTGCTGGCTTCTCAATTCGCCGAGCTCGTTCCGCTGATGAGAAGCCATTGTGGGTGCTGCTCACATAATATTTAAGATCTGGTTATTGTCCACCTGTCAGCACGTGCCGGTAAAATGTATGGATTATAATGAAAGCTAAATAGTAAGAATCAAGAAACACATTCAAGAAATTCTTTAAATCCCTGTCTACTGAATTTTAAAACGGGGAATCATACCAATTTTAGCatgttatttattaagatAAATAATAGACTTTGATTGATACTGGCAGTTATGGCCAACACgtcaatattttgtttgcgtATAACGTTTATCCTATTGAAAATGTATCTCACGTTTACCATAATTTATCTTGAATTTCATTCTAGAGgccaaaatatttatcaaatgatTTGTGACATTAAAAACACACGCCCAAACTCAAAACAAACATTTCCTAAGGCGAGTGCCGCAATCAATCGACACTTTTCAATGGGATTTCGGGACCATCGAAATTTTCAACACTCGAAACTAATCAAGCGTTGAAATGTGGAAATCGTAACGAGGCAGTGTGAGATCATTGTGCAAGATCTGAACTGGGCGGTGATTAGTAGTAGTGTATAAAAAGCAACTGTGTAAATATTATCGGATGTGGCACACAGAGATCCCATGAGTCGTTCGAAATTTGTTTATGCTCGgaaaccaaaataaaccaTTCGGGCTTCCTccaaatatatgtaaatagtTGCGTTGGCCTGTACTATTGGCTGCCACCCATCAAATGTCTGAAAGCATTCTGCGGTTTTGGCTTGAAAGATTTATTTGGCGTGGCATCAAAACGCATTTCCTGCTGACTCTCAAAACATCCATTTTTTCCGAGTTAATCAGATGTGCGGAATTTCTGTTTACCCACTGGGTTAATTAGATGTGGAGGTTTCTCTGCTCCCCAgagaaaaaatcttttaagttCGTCTGGCTTTGTGCATATTAAAATGTGTGTGGATTTGAGAGGGAGACATGCCAAAGCTCAAAGTAAACAAGTCTTCTGCAAACACACCCATGACTGGCTGACTTTGGATGCACTTGAAACATTTTGAAAGCCACGACGAAGTGACAACAAGTTGCCTGCAGATTATGTGCTACATAGTATAGTATACTGTGGAATCTCAAGGTGCAGTTGGTGGGCCATTGGCTTTGGCCAACCAAAGACTTAGACCAAGTCAAGTGCAGCTGCTCAAAGCGCtttttgtgtgtttctgtTTGGGCCAGACAACAGACAACAAGAAGCTATAAAAGCAGCGACacgaaagtgaaaatttgtaGCATTCATTGCGTGTTTTCCTCGAAAGAAAGTTGAAGGCCGTTTAGCTGAAGATGAAATAGAGCtgtttgcttattttaaaGCTGCCAAATATTTCAAACATTTCGAGCAACACATTAATCTTATTTTCGCCGAGAAATATCTCTACTTTATGTGGTAATTTATGGCAATAGCAGTAAAGTCATAAAACGCTGCACTCTATTGACgttgttttttatatgtatcaaaatttaaaactttgctgtcttacttttatataaactaattaatatatatagttaaatttataagtttgaATTTTTAGGAATCTCCGATATATTATGTATTGGTTTAAAACAGGTTTTATAAACCTCAGACCCGGAGTCAAGTGCCGATCCAACCGCAGTCAAGGCAAtcttggaaaaataaatacaagcttcattttcatttcctcATTAGCAGTCTTTTTTCATTCCATTTCAGGCTTATCAAgctttatgaaaataaaatattaagtggCAAATGCATTAAGCACAATGACTGCAATTTACATGCATATATAATAGGATGGTAGGGTTGATTCCCCAAACCCCAAATTCCTGCATTCTATGCAACAAACTGAATAGCTTTTGGCTTAAAACCTTCCCCCAGTATTTAAACAGGTTTTGACTCATTGGACAAGCTGTCAGCTGCATAAATAATGCATTAGACCCGCCCTCAGGGGCAGAAAATACCCCAATGAGCCAAGTGGGGCCAACTGGGCCGGGGGCTTCATTAAAAtctggcaattaaaatttttacataatgCAAACCGCACGAAAACAATCACAAAGGAGTTCCTTCACCTCTCGACATGGCATACATGGCATACATGGCATACATGGCGTGATATATGGAAGACAAAGGAGAGGTAAAGGGGGTCTCTTCCCGGTTCCCGAAACATTTCTTATAAATTGCCACCTAATTGGCGTGTATTTCGCTGTGCGTGGTACGCCTCATTTCCTGTTCCAACAATTTGCATTACTGGTGCCTGTCCTCAGTTTCAGTACCAAATCCCCCCATCTGGAAACGAATCTATTACTGCAACtacaactgcaactgcaactgcatctGAGTCCCATTCAATTGACAGCGCGGTGAAACGGAAAGTTAAGATTCTTTTGGGGGTTGAATGTATGTCAAAAGTTGAGAAACATGCTTTGTTTTATGTGCCCTCCATGTGCGTTCCCACTTTCCAGCAATGCCAGGATCGAAATGGGGATTCACTTAAGACCCCGCACCCCCCAAATCGCACCCAGTTTGCCCCACTGCATTTCCGCTTGCATGTTTTCCCTTGTCTTTCCACTTTTTGGCCCGGTTTTTAGCAACGgacaaaaactttatttgaaGCAGTTGCCACAAACCGAATACAATAAACCAAATGTGGGACAAGGCGAGAATTCGGGCTTAGAAAAGCGATTTCAAAGGAGTGCCCATCAGgtctttggctttggcttgaGTTTAGAAATGAGGGTAAATTACTTTTTTGGGGGTGCTTTTCTTCCAGTAAGCAATCAGTAAATTGTCTTTATACTTCAAATAccaaaatccttttttttttgattgttatttaaatcCATATAATTTCGGAAAAGCTCGTCATGATTGGTGGATTTTTTTGACTTTGCAAACATCTGGCGAAAAATGTAATAGCATCTGGTTCCACCAACTATCCCCATCACACATTTGGCAAGCccacaaaataatttgcataaattgaattgaagTCTTCACATGCCAGCCAGGTAGCGACAGCTGTCGTCGATTTATGTAGGACTTATATACGACTAATCCTgcatgaataaattaaatgggaAGCCTCAACTAAGACTGTCTGGCTGGGGATTGGTCTTGGGTTTGGCCTTTGGTTAACAGCCTGACAACGAAGGCATACAAATAAGCTGGATCAAACTCCTGGGGGCTGGCACTCTATGCAAATCTAGAAAACCAGTAATCTGTTGGTGTAGGATGAAGAGGGGCGGGCGGGTTTTTTGGAGCAGGAACCGGGCACTCAACTcacatattaaattaaatgttgatGGCAACAACAAAGACAATTCAAACGAAGTCAAGGCCCGGGCCAAAGAACTGTGGCAAACAAAGAAACGCCAACTTCTCGACTGCCCGCAGCAATTGAGCAACCAACGAGCCACTTTGTCTGCCCCTGATACTCCGCACTCTTCCCACTTCCCACTCCCAGCCCCTGTCCACCCATGACATCTTTACCCCACCTTGTGCTACCACCAGGTAATGTTGCAGTCTTCGGTGTCAAATGGCTGTCCACCGACGGACTTCTCAATGCTCCGTTTGCTACGTTTTTTTAGGTGTCTTGTCACAGTACAGTAGAAAATCAGGAGGGTGAATACTGTCActgtattaatttttactattttcagTTTAATATAGTAAGAATCTAGTAAGATAAGAAAAtaccaaaagaaattaaaaagcgAATTTTGGCGATAGCATTTATTGTTCTTTTACGAATTTATCTATTTCTGTTCTTAACTAAAGTATTTGATAAGATACATATCTACAAgttattttaagcttttaagtCAAGACAGATATGATcgaattttgttaaataattcacGAAACTGCATAGTTAGGTTCTAATGAACATTGCCCCAAgtctataaattatataaatttgttcccaaaattttcttcaaaattgCTACTATAAACAATTACTTTAAAGTCgttttcttgttaaaaaagAGTTCAATTTCCCTTAAGAAATATGTCCGTCTAAAAGAGTTACTACTATGAAAGACCTTGCAGCGGGTTAAGTGACCGATTGGCTGTCAGACCCCCTCAACACCCACTCTCCCCTCTACCAATTctagttttaatttgaattttattccGTTTCGTGTGGTGGCCAAACGATTTGGTGGTTCGTTAGTCATATCACTCGGCTGACTAATCATTGGAGACGGCGTTCGCTTGGGGAGAAACCTTAAACCCCAGATATACCCCCTTCTAATCCGAAATCTTTCAGCGTAACCCCCAAACCTCGAACAACTGCAAATTCAATGAacttttgctgctgttgactTTGCTGATTAATTGGAAATTggcaaaatgttatttatttttatgtggcTGGTCTATCGCCAACGGATGCCTTTCATCAAAGGCAAAGAGTTCTATAAATGTTCCCAGCCAAATTGGTTTTAATGAGGCGGAAACTTTATCAGCTGAGCTTGGATTTTTGTGGGTTTTTGTAGAGAAGGGAAGGAGATGCCACTTATTGGCCACCCTGGTTGGTTTTAAACAAACATGGAAATCCTATACTAGGACAACTTCTTCAGTCGCTGGCTAATGCATTATAGAAGAATGAACTCTTTCAGGCACGGCCGAGCAAACAAAGTTCAACTTGCCCGGACCAACTGCGTCATAAAAGAGCCATCGGCAGCGCCATTCGCTTCCACCGACCGAGACAGCAAAGGATGTTGGACGAAGGAAAAAGGAGACGGAGGCGCTGGCGCTGGGAAACCCACCAGTTGTGGATGGAGTCCAGACAGAACAACTTCATGCGACCCCCATCCCCTGGGAAAAAGCCAGACGGCAACAAGGAGTCTGTGTGCCTGCTCGAAATAAAAAGAAGCcggcaaaaaatataaaatggagaaacaaaatatttgcccaATGTGCATGCATAGTTCAAAGTTAGTTGCCAGGAGGAGAACcaaccaccagcaccaccaacTACATCGCATTCCTCACTACTTACAAGAAGAGTTGTGAAAATTCTCTGGTTGCCAAGCGAAAGTGATTGAATTCTTGGGGATTTTGTCGGGCGccagttgaaaaaaaaattttgatataaaGGCTAAGCTTGGAATGGAAAATTTTTTGGGTGCATTAAATAAAAGGGATAcgttaaaagtttttaaattaaagattgACAATGATGTGTGATACTATGAAGATGTGTTTGGCTTTAAAGAAGTGAACTCAACACTaactaaacttaaattttattgtttagaTGAAAGTTTGATGATGATTTATTAGGCAAATAATGCTTTAACCACGTTAAGCTGGAATTGTACTTTAATATTGGATTAAGAAAATTGtacaaaacatatttgttGGGAAGCCCTTTGCATTAGGCATTAAGTCACCCTTAAGATGAGTCATGCttattaatctgttaattgcGGGTGGTTTTACCACTGATCCTGacaacttaaatataattctcGGATTTCCTGAAAATCAAGTTCTCATTTCCGGCACTTTTTATCCTACTTTCccattttaaagctttaaatatcTTAATGGCTCTAAAGCTTTCTCAGTTACAAATCGCAAATAGAAACGTAGATAAGTTAtcttaaaaaccaatttgttTACTATAGGCTGGTATACTGAAAATGTTAACCATACTGATGCAAACTCTTTGAAAGTGTGGTAATTCCCGTCTTCAGTTGGAGTTCACCCCAAATAGATAATTCTAGATACGTTATCTGCATCTAGACTAGTCCCTGGATTTAAAATTCAGTTCCCCCAAAATATCTGACCGAGTTGTCCCCTTTAATTTACGGCTTATATCCGGCATGTTTTTCGCccgttttatttttgccgcAGTTTGCGCAAGAAGTTGTGAAAAGGGCAGAACGAGTTGAAAGTTCCCATTGGCATGCCCTATCCCACCcatcccattcccatttcgcctcccattttccccttttctcAAATTCCCTGCCAGGCGCCATCACGTGTCGGCTTTTCTCCAAGGTATTGGGCTTCGTGGAGAATCGATTTTGTGGCCTGACGAGCCTGTTATCCTTGGAGTGAGTGCTTTTGGCTTGTTTCAGGACATCAGCATGGTCCATAGCAATTGCCTGCTGCATGACCGAAAtgctcaaaataaaaatatgctaGGTAAACTGAGAGAAAAATTAATTCCATAATTTGCattgaataagttttttaaggTCCTTTcaattacttaaataaatttgatctAAAAATATAGGTTGGACTTAAATGTTGGTTTcaataaatacttttcattCCTTAAGCAACAACATAAAatacttaacaaaaatatagagTTTAtcattacaaaatttttataagcttttaaaaaaaatgttttctactGATTCgttgttaaattaaaagtaacattttttttctcagtgtttGAGTAGGAGTGAGTGGAAAAGAGAAAAAGGAAGCTACCATCATATGCAACTGAAGTTGGCAGgcgaaaatgtaaaaaaataagtgaCTGACATTATAAGtggaaaagtttttgcatacttttctTACTGCATCACAATCAACTTCCTGGCAAAAACATCAAAATACAATATATTAGCAACTGCTgcccatttaaaaattatcgCTATTTTTCACAGTCGTTCATATTACTTAGTTTATAATTATATGGGTAACGAAGCGATAAAATAAGCCAAACGAAAAACAACACCAGTTATTAGCACAGTTTCGAAATACGATAAAGCTCAAAAACCGGTTATTGCATTAACGAAAGCTGAcgtttttctgttgtttttgtttttgttgttgttgttgcagctgAGATTTCGCAGCTGCCCGTGAagttgaaaatgaaaataaaacaaacgaCAGGTGAATCAACAGAGAGGTACAACCACCCACCCCACCCACATTTGCATGGgaccaaaaaaaggaaaataaagaCGTAAACCCAGTTGAATGGAAAAATCAAGACAACACACACGAAAACAAAAGCACAAAACGAAAGGGGACAAAAACAAGGCGAAGGcggcaaaaatgtttttggggccacaaaaaacccaaaaatcaATAGAACTTTGAAAATGATATGCATTAACTTACAATAATTGTGTCTGTGTATCGGCTCCCCTGTTTTTTCTGCTTTCCTTTTCTATTCGGTTGTTTTCTTATCGCTGATTTATATATGTTGGCGCCACTCGCAATGTTAAATATGTAAGTGCGTGCGTTCCGTTGGTGgtgtgtataaatatttaacaattccGGGGTAGTTGGGTCCAGAACTTTGCCTTACTGAATGGAATTTGGGCTAAATATTAGGTTTAATCGGGTTGCACAGGCCAGTTTCCGTATTGCACTTTGAGTTTGATTGGTTGCCAATTGGATTCACTACGAAATCGAATAGTTTTACTAACGTTTATTTCACTCCCTTACGCGCAGACCGAACGTTTTTGCTCCGATTTCAAATTCGAAGTGAGAATAGTCCAAAGCAAAAGAGAGACGATGGCTACAAGACCGATGAAAATAACCTAACGCTTGAAAAAAATACCgcaatttattcatttttaaacgGATCACACTTTACTGCTACAGcgtcatttattttaaagacacTACATGCTGAATTTTCGGCAACCGTATGTTACGCAGATAAAGTTAACTTTTCGGATCAAATCTCCAGGAGAGTAAAAATCTTTTTGTCcttatattgtttttagtgTTCTTAAAAATTGGTTAGTCAAACCTCATTCTTCTTTTGAAATTGCAGCTCATCGGAcgacaaaaaattttaacgtaaaccaatttttaaatttgttgttataaGGCATGTAAggcattaattttattaaaggaACTACTATGTCATAGATGTTCTTAAAATATCCATCAAAAAGATGTGGAAATCaacaaatatcaaaaatgGTACATAAGATTAAAAAAGCGCTTCATTTGAATATGCTGTCTCATTAGGTACCAAAATTTgtgtatgtaaatatttttctacttTTATAAGTAATGTGTTTTCGTGGCGCtgactttaaattaataaacagtGTTAACACTCTATCATTGGTTACCGCCCAGCTCAACAAAGTTGGCAGGCCATGTTTAGTATATTAGTGGTATATTTTGGCGAACATAACGGCAAATTCAAGCGCCAGCAGTGCGGTCACATTGTCGAATTTCTTCAGCATTTCGCGGGATCTGTAACTTTTATAGGCgaatatttgcattttcgCGGTTTTACACTAAATAAAGTGTTATTTTAAACGACAATCAATTGGTTTTACTGCCCCTTGCTTTGAaagcaatatttaaaatcgagAAACAAGTAAGTTTAAGCTCAATTTTTACAGTTAAATGCCGATGCaggcacacactcacacaaacgCAGCCAAAACAGCGACACGCGAATTTGCGAATTTCTTTTTGGcccgttttgttttgttgtttccCTTGCTGCCATGTTTTTTGTGCTAAACACTAATTAATTGTCGCAATTTCTGTTTCGCTATAAATATGCGAAACGTGCTGTGGTTATTTGCGCTACCTAAATGGCCAATTGCGCTTTTGTGCCGGTGTTGGTGAAGTATTGGTGACGGTGTCCGTGTCTgtctgtgtatgtgtgtttgttggCGCGGGCGAATGGCGGGcaatcacacacacaagcaTATTGTTTTTTGCAAAGCGTTTACGCGACATTCGTTTTGATCGTGTTTTTAATAGCTCTTGCCTTTACCAACAATTTATTACTTACTATGTTTATACGCGTGCTATATttgcaattaatttatatattaaatatgtatggTATTTGTGGTAATTGCACTTATCtgctaataaatattttgagcTAGAAAAATCGTCCAAAATGGGAATGTAATATTCAAAAGACAATGGTTACACTTGGATTCACTTGtagtaaatttgaaaaaaacttGCCCTATTATCCTTTAACTTCTGTAACATAAGATGATTCGTCTTGTCTAAGTAGCATTTATGCTCAGACTTATCACTAATTCCCCGATTTTCTCGAATTGTGCCTTCGCATAAACGCGTAAAAGAGCGAAACAGACACAACGCACATACAGGTGAATGAACctttttgcttgttttgtaATCGCAATTTGTTGCTGGGCCTCCGAGTTGAGTGtgaattttgtaattgttttgagCGCGGGAAAACAAAGTACACACATGTTGTTTTTCCTCGTCATTTTCTTATTAGCAGCTGTGTGTTCCTCGGCTTAGTTGTTGATCCTCATTTTCTCATTCTCAGGGCCTTGTATTTCTCCTGCAAAAGCTCGCGAAAGTGTTGCGTTTTCTCGCCAATTTTTTTGCGAGTTCATTTGC
This genomic window from Drosophila gunungcola strain Sukarami chromosome 3R, Dgunungcola_SK_2, whole genome shotgun sequence contains:
- the LOC128252732 gene encoding PP2C-like domain-containing protein CG9801 codes for the protein MPSLRQKVTTYFRQLSFIAEPREGRRRASEHEDDDGSFITKYLEGRMQRQFVDGPEIYNGQNPTDMPVLKLDSYEAGTCSITAACTGPDEGLTGIKRSKLHLSTSFADDIDFIDTQQENDDCYGVRKSTPPVQATTQNSTRLASKFGRPPTGSRRQSSVDQPSGSATVSGMRSRKNSKSSIANLAAASSGSGDAGKASGDQNNRNLLNAKTEASADGDCNSERERLLREAVSNQGGSAPSAAIAGVENWRMECDFAYGISVSLYETNMLTKEPMGNPIADCYGMVVRGDSAAMAMADGVNWGDGARLAARSAVHGCLDYLDRAVFGQALECRATTTQEVFVSLLRSLWEGHGCILEVGGALSTLTIAVVLPLDGAPGKYVVCSCNVGDSLGYVYSKKHGVRELTQASHDISSMRDMRDALGALGPADGNKPELSNLTFSMSCIERGDIVFLTSDGISDNFDPVVGKFAEAWTPDVKMQSATGHGKPAILAPKRQNKSASAIYARLHPSTPPTRPARQSKAGSPPSNAPSRPKYMRSQTLIEPRQGLVSSPPPSVALQRIPKSISGLPLVTGPQRHALTLYRLEDLLSYGINGTFSPCVSARRLCHLLIDFVRMITSARRKTLEQRELFYKLSTGPDGAKREVQLNRMQHRAARKRVVDSSAFVALPGKLDHATVMAYTVGGGEDHDNGNVNGDGAAISPLLQSKEFKETNF